A window of uncultured Methanoregula sp. genomic DNA:
GAAGGCAAGCACAACAAGGGCGATGACCTCAAGAACCATGCCGACCAGCACCGGCATCCATGGCGAGAACGGCGCCGGGGCGATGATGTCGGCTTTCGTATACCCCCGCTCATAGATCCGTTTCCGGAAGACAACCTGCGCCCAGCAGATCGAGATCCAGCAGATGGCACCCGTGAATGCCGAGACGGAGAGGAGCCAGAGATAGAGTTCCCCTTCCCCATTGGTGAACCACCAGAGAGAGAGGACGAGCCAGCAGCAGGCAAGGGTGACCAGGGTCCCGACCATAGGCACGCAGTTCCGGTTGAGCCGGGAGAGGAACTTGGGAGCCATCCCCTCGATCGAGAGGCCGTACAGGGCCCGGACCGCCCCGTAGAATCCGCTGTTGGCGCAGGAGAAGGCCGCAGTAAGAACGATGAACGAGAGGACTGCAGCCACTTCCTGGAACCCGTATTTCGCGAGCGCAGTCGAGAATACGCTGTCGGAAATGCCTGCTTCGGCAAACGGGATGATCAGGATGAGGAGAATGATCGGGATGATATCAACACGAAGAATCCGGTGGACCACCTGCCGGCAGGCTTTGGGAACGGTCCGTTTCGGGTCCTGCGTCTCTGCGGCGGCAAGGCCGACTATCTCCGATCCCTGGAAGTTGACAAGGATGATGGCAAGGTTCGTGATGAGGACAAAAGCTCCTGCCGGGAAGATATCGTCATAGAGACTCGTGTTGGGCGGGAACGCGATGCTTGTCCCGATGAACCCGGCCGTGCCGATGAGGCCGAGCACGATGAGGGCAGCCACCGCACAGAACGCCACATTGTGCCCGATCTTGACAATGGCAAGGGTGCTCTCTACCCAGCCGAAACCGCCAACGTGGATCAGGTTCAGGACGGTGATCATGATCAGGAACGCTATTGCCCAGAGAACGATAGGAACCTGGGGGACAAAGACGTGCATGATGATACCCCCCGCAACCGCTTCCGAAGGGATGTACGCACACCAGTTGAACCAGTAACTCCACCCGGTGCCGACAGCCCAGGTCGGGGAGATGAACTCTGCGGAATAGCTGACAAAGTTGCCCTGCCGGGGTATATTGACCAGGAGCTCGGCAAAAGACTGCATAACGGTCCAGATGATCAGGCCGCCGATAGCATAGAGCAGGATCACGCTCGGGCCCAGCTGGGAGACCAGATATCCCGAGCCGATGAAGTACGCCGAACCGATGATGCCGCCGATTGCAATCAGGTTCGCCATCCACGGCTGGATCCCGCGTTTCAGCCCGAATTCCCCCATTGGGGGAAGGGGATCCCTCGGCCGGTGATGGGAGGCTGTGCCCTCTTCTCGTTCCTGCTCTTGCTGTTCTGGGTCCGGGTAGGGAAACCTGAACTCTCCGGTCTCGTCCGGCCTGGTCGTGGGGGGAGGTTCCTTGCTCGTCACACGGCATTCACTGGTCCCGTTAAACCAACAAAGGTTATCGACAGAGAAAAAAACCGTTTTGATATGTGTCCGGCCCTGGGCCGGGAGAAGAGCACACCGGGCTCTCCAGAAGGATCAGAACCGGAACCACTTCATCATGACAATGGCATCCTCGCCATTGGCATAATAATGATCAATGCCGAAGACAGGGCGGTATCCCATCCGCAGGTAGAACCGCTGTGCTGCGGTATTGGAGACCCGCACTTCGAGCTGGACACCGGTTGCGAGCTCCACGGCAACCTGGTGTTCGAGCCGGCGCACGAGGAGCCTGCCGATCCCCTTCCCGCGGTAACGGGGGGAGACGCCGATGTTGCAGAGATGGCCATAGATATTCTCACCGGTATCCTCGAGGCCGCCGATTACGAACCCGACCACGGCCCCATCCGCGACAGCGACAAAATAAGTGGTCGGGTAATACGTGAGGGCTTCCAGAAATGCGGACTGTTCCCACGGGTCGATGAAGGACTCCTGCTCGATCTCAACAATGGCGGCGATATCCGATGGGGCCGCCTGCCGGATCTGCGGGAGGGGGTAATGGGCGAGATCATGGGGACGGATCACGGGAAGTCACCTGTTCGTTCTCCGGAATAGTGGGCCTGAGGGTAAAAAAACCTAGTGCATCAGGTGACGGATACCGGGCAGTGCTGAAAAATATAAGGATGTACGCCAAAGTACAGCAAGCAGTTTGGGTTCCCCGGCATAGGGGACGGGTGTGAAATGGTCAGGATCTATCGTTTTTGTGGGGTAAGGCCGGTCAGTTCGGCAGCCCCGGCGATTGCGGCAGTACCGTACGATGTGGTAACCGCGGAAGAGGCGCAGGCAATCATCAAGAAGAACCCGAAGAGTTTCCTGCGCGTCAGCCGCCCGGATGCGGAGATGCCGGAGATTCCTGCCAATGATGCACGCATTTACGAGCGGGCACGCGAGAACTTCGGGGCCCTTGTCGCATCAGGAGAGATGCAGAGGGATCCGGCTCCGGCGATGTACCTGTACAGGGTCCGGCAGGACGGGGACGAGTTCCTCGGTCTCTGCTGCTGCCTGGACGTGGATGATTACCGGACAACAAAGATCCGAAGGCACGAGCAGACAAGGTACGACAAGGAGGAGGACCGCACGCGCCACATCGGCACGACAAAGACGCATAACGGGCCGGTCGTGCTGCTGTACCAGGATACCGACGAGATCTTCCGGTATGTAGCTTCGCTCGTTCCGGCACCTGCCGTCCCGGATGCCGAAGTGAAAGCTGACGGCGGGGGAGTCCACCAGATCTTCAGGATTACGGACGCCGCTGCCATCAGCCGTCTCGAAGAACTCTTCGCATCCGTTCCCGCGCTCTATATCGCCGACGGCCACCACC
This region includes:
- the rimI gene encoding ribosomal protein S18-alanine N-acetyltransferase, producing the protein MIRPHDLAHYPLPQIRQAAPSDIAAIVEIEQESFIDPWEQSAFLEALTYYPTTYFVAVADGAVVGFVIGGLEDTGENIYGHLCNIGVSPRYRGKGIGRLLVRRLEHQVAVELATGVQLEVRVSNTAAQRFYLRMGYRPVFGIDHYYANGEDAIVMMKWFRF
- a CDS encoding amino acid permease, producing the protein MTSKEPPPTTRPDETGEFRFPYPDPEQQEQEREEGTASHHRPRDPLPPMGEFGLKRGIQPWMANLIAIGGIIGSAYFIGSGYLVSQLGPSVILLYAIGGLIIWTVMQSFAELLVNIPRQGNFVSYSAEFISPTWAVGTGWSYWFNWCAYIPSEAVAGGIIMHVFVPQVPIVLWAIAFLIMITVLNLIHVGGFGWVESTLAIVKIGHNVAFCAVAALIVLGLIGTAGFIGTSIAFPPNTSLYDDIFPAGAFVLITNLAIILVNFQGSEIVGLAAAETQDPKRTVPKACRQVVHRILRVDIIPIILLILIIPFAEAGISDSVFSTALAKYGFQEVAAVLSFIVLTAAFSCANSGFYGAVRALYGLSIEGMAPKFLSRLNRNCVPMVGTLVTLACCWLVLSLWWFTNGEGELYLWLLSVSAFTGAICWISICWAQVVFRKRIYERGYTKADIIAPAPFSPWMPVLVGMVLEVIALVVLAFNPDLVGSLYLSVPVVFIPMIVYWIGRKTGRIRGIKYQNPDEKSFDELFPDKRANQ
- a CDS encoding DUF1015 family protein, whose translation is MVRIYRFCGVRPVSSAAPAIAAVPYDVVTAEEAQAIIKKNPKSFLRVSRPDAEMPEIPANDARIYERARENFGALVASGEMQRDPAPAMYLYRVRQDGDEFLGLCCCLDVDDYRTTKIRRHEQTRYDKEEDRTRHIGTTKTHNGPVVLLYQDTDEIFRYVASLVPAPAVPDAEVKADGGGVHQIFRITDAAAISRLEELFASVPALYIADGHHRAKAAVNVADRRIAEGLPAEGEVAKFMGVMFAHNRVKIHGYSRLLTDLGTFTHESFLTEFRKYFDVKPYGRVNGRQFNIPPKIKSPEKYHIVHMYLAGEWYECTRPLEKGVPPLESLDVAVLQKYVLEGMLGITDPRGDARLQYLGGARPVADLEKLVDAGAYRLAFAMQPVRVGTVLSIADAGGVMPPKSTWFEPKLLSGLVVHTFE